CTAAAATAGTATATACTCATTAGGTACAGCAAAGAGCTGTGGTTGGATATATGTTTAAATTATTGTTGTTTCCTTACAGGAAATATCTTTTTGTTTGCATTTTTTGCTAGAACGTCAATGTGCACACGAGGGAATATAGATTGTATAACGGAATGGACCCACAATGATTTGACTATATAATAAAAATATAAATAAAGTTTGGGAGGAGGAAATATGCCTACAATTAATCAGTTAGTAAGATTTGGTAGAAGCAAAACTGAAAAGAAAAAGAAATCACCTGCATTGAAAGGTAATCCACAAAAAAGAGGAGTTTGTGTAAGAGTATATACTACAACACCTAAAAAACCTAACTCAGCGTTAAGAAAAGTTGCAAGGGTTAAATTAGTAAACGGAATAGAAGTTACAGCATACATTCCAGGAATAGGACA
The Pseudostreptobacillus hongkongensis genome window above contains:
- the rpsL gene encoding 30S ribosomal protein S12, whose amino-acid sequence is MPTINQLVRFGRSKTEKKKKSPALKGNPQKRGVCVRVYTTTPKKPNSALRKVARVKLVNGIEVTAYIPGIGHNLQEHSIVLLRGGRTKDLPGVRYKVIRGALDTAGVVNRKQARSRYGTKRPK